From Salvelinus alpinus chromosome 20, SLU_Salpinus.1, whole genome shotgun sequence:
ctattaaaaaaaaaaatcacatttgaaATTACTTGTATAAAAGACACTTTGATACTGTCAAGAAGCAgtatgaccatcctgtgtcactttacgtGGACTAAGAAAACAAAAtgccagtctcaacgtcaagtcctcaactggcaggttcattaaatagtaccagcaaaacaccagtctcaacgtcaacagtgacgaGGCGACTCCACCATGTTCACTGGTCTGACAAAATACAGGTGGAAAAAAACGAATTAGGAAGAGAATGTGTTTTTACTTTCATCTTGTCTTAGATCTGCAAAGGTATAGGGAAGAAATAAGCAGATTAAGTCTAAATGAGATATTAATAAACAACTGACGATGAAAACATAatttaataagtattcaactacaggaaagaacatgacaggtatgtgttgtaaaaatgtttaaaaaaaaatagaactattGAAAGAGGTGTATGtgcgtgtaaaaaaaaaaaaatattatgaaTGTGTAGCCTGTAAGAGAACAACAAGAGCAAGTATTTTTGGCACAACCGCAGACCGATACAGGGACTACTCATAAAGCCTAGACGTAGTAGGGGAACTTCAGACATggccataaagagagagagggcagggcacTGGAGATCTGCGgtacagagaggagtggagaagaggtgtgtgtgtgtctctgggaaAAATAAAATAGTGTGTAGCCATAACACAGCTAAACAAACAAATGGCCGCTGGACGTCATGGACCAGTTAATGGAACATAACTTCAAACAGTTTCAACACCCTGGTTTCAAGTGGTTTTAAATGAAAGAAATATATTCACCTTTAGTCTCGTAAGAGACCAACAAGAGCATCTGTGAATTCTCCGGTGTATGAGTTTCAATTCAGAAATCTATGTAACACTAATAATGACTGCTATCCTAACACCTTgtccaaaccggctgcgcgcgtgcgctatcgtgcataaatctATTTttcccccccccacaccaaactcaatcacgacacgcaggttaaaatatcaaaacaaactctgaacaaatgacattaatttggggacaggtcgaaaagcattaaacatgtatggtaatttagctagttagcttgccattgctagctaacgttaatttgtcgtatttagctagcttgctgttgctagctaatttgtcctgggatataaacattgagttgttattttacctgaaatgcacaaggatctctactccgacaattaatccacacataaaacggccaacccgAATCGTTTcttgtcatctctcctccttccaggccttttcatcgtttaaattatatggtgatcgcatctaaactttcattgtattaccacgactactggcaaaacagttcgtctttctatcacccacgtgggtataaccaatgaggagatggcacgtgggtacctgcttctataaaccaatgaggagatgggagaggcaggacttgcagcgcaatctgcgtcagaaataggaattacttctattttagcccttggcgtcgcagatgctcgttggcgcgtgcgagcagtgtgggtgcaataattgaataacatggatttctaaatttattttgcgacgcacgcgacgtgtctggtcagcatgtaagactTTATAAACAAATGACTTTatgaattgactgaatttaaaCGGAACTGACGTGTGTGAAAAGAAAAGTACAATGAGGGAGGTCAAAACAACACCCAgacaactcctctcctcttcctgtgagCTGGTCGGCTAAATTGACTCCATTTCTGAAAGGGAAGAGAAACAACACATACAAGCTTAACATAATATGACACCATTAAaggtgttaggatttatgtttatgcactataggctgttagcatattggttgaagaggaatattgttttgttacacacacacacacaaacaatacagaggggggtgtgtgtaaggactgaccaacacaggccataaaagctgtggacagtctggagaggggaggggtgcatctctctagaccaaccaggagtttagaatactggacaataccatattaggaactgtttcagtgtagaatcgacagacacaagacggatctaatctacccagcaaccagatgtggacaaaaggaacgcgccaaggggcttggacaaaTCCGAGGGGGGCaaagtctaaaccacgcccagcctctactgtgataggccaacagacgcgttgaaactacgtcatcacggtataagagcagctgtttacgtacttcctgccagttccctgttaACCCTGCGCGttgatacagcgaacccgtatatatgaaaattgcatttgccattcattgtttgcggtaattaaacataattaaagttaGCAGACCtggctttttatttatcctgacaccggatgtgttacacACAGCGTTCACAAAGGTGAGATTTATGTTAACTAAATACTGCTTGTATAGTGTAGTTAGTGGCATAAATATAGGAACAGTGTGGTAAAGTTGGTAATACTTGCTGTTTACTCATGTCATTTGTGTTTCAGATCAAAAGATTAATGTGACAGGCAAATATTTAGACAGCAAACTGTTGTTTGAGTATATTTTCTAACCCAGAAACAACAGCTATGCATGTGCATCATTAATACTTTGATCTGAAATACCAATTAACCTACATGACTATACTGTAAAAAATGACCTACTTTACTTCACTGTCACAACACTTATAACACTACCTGTGTAGTGGATTTAAAAAAACGTACATTTGAATTCGGCTTCGAAAAGCAGCCGATACATTTTAACCTTGACGGCTGCTTTTCTTTGCTGAGGCAGCCTCTTCAGTGTTGGCACCAGGCTCATGGCAAAGAaggtctcctcatcctccttcctGTGAGCATCAGGTTGGGCTGCATCCCTCTCGACGGCTTGGAGGAGCCTCTGCTGAAATGAGTTGAGTGGATCTGGGGGCTGGTACCGCCGATGACGCCTGGTGTGACGTTGTTCCTCttcgtttctctctctgtttctctccacggCCACATCCTGTTCAACGAGGTCCTCAGTGGACACTTCCGTGAGGTTCATAATAATCTCAGGTGGTCCTAGATCCAGAGGTGCTTCCTCCATTTCATCATCTTCCATggctgcaccggtggtggtcatactcgtagatgatgtagacgttgtagagggtctcgctgcaccggtggtggtcatactcgtAGATGATGTAGACATTGTAGAGGGTCtcgctgcaccggtggtggtcatactcgtAGATGATGTAGACGTTGTAGAGGGTCTCGCTGCACCGGTGGAGGCGATGGTAGCACTTGTAGATGACGTTGAGGGTCTTGATGCACCGGTGGCGACCACTTGTGGATGACGTAGTAGAGGGTCTGCCTGTAAAATTGCCACTCGTTGCCCTAGGCACAATAAATGGATCCAGAAAATAAAATGTGGCAGAAGCGCCAAGGCTGCtggcctcttctctttctctgcccttctctctctctctaatacctgTCCCTGagtcctctccacttcctcctacAGTCTTCTTCTACATAGACATGAACATGATAAGCCAAACCATTACCTAGCATAACTATAGCTATCATGGACAGGTcacctactgtacacacacacacgattatctgaccaaattatcagTAGTGTCTACCATTGCTATTAATCTAGCATACACACTCACTCTTTCAAACATGATTGTTTGGTAAAGTTCTGGGGTAGTAACTAGCATAATTTATTTGactttctttcacacacacacacctcattggctaggttaactagccacatctagcacaagctcactactaaactgacctggcaatcctactattgtggacacttgtcaaCGAGCAGCATTTTTTTGTGTttatgtccctgtagctgtcagcagttgTGTCAAAAAGACACGGTTTTGAGGATACTGCGAAAATGATTCTCTCCTCCGTGTCCAACCGCATGCGACCATCTTCAAAAGGTACCTGCACAAGTATAGTTGCCTAGCTGCGCAAAATGTTATGCATCAGTGATGCATACACACCTCAGTGATGCATAAcacagtcggtgtgttcgaagcgttacTCCATTCCGTACAAATGGCGCAAcggcgacattcaaacgaggctgcaaagaaaactaatgggactgtaacgacttgatatatatatatatttttttttttacaacaactcaatacaggaagtacatgtgggaacacaagtgtgtgtgtatatataaataatataccaaggacaattgggctagggggtacaatatcacattacacaacgACCTTATACGAGATACAtaatgtaacgaccctgggtttatatgCGCGGTTTTCGACactgccgcttgagcatgcttttgcggcacagtcgatagcgcgctggacttcgggctagaaccCTCGACCTGCTCCCtccctgtttcattacattggtgtcacaAGTGAccggaccttgcatccacgacagtgcgtgtgcttggccggtgagcgcgttcctgtaagacgtagagtcgccagtgttgccaacttaaccattttgtcgctatatttagcgagtattcagacccctctagcgacaATTTTTCAAAAAAGCAACTAGCGACAAATCTAGCGACTTTCTAGTGTTATTGGAGACTTTGAGACTGACGTGAAAGCACGTATCGTTCTTACTCTTAACGAGCAGCGAATGCTG
This genomic window contains:
- the LOC139546782 gene encoding coiled-coil domain-containing protein 80-like isoform X2 — protein: MDALGERNNVVGETKRQRVAILQADPLLRHPQVVATGASRPSTSSTSATIASTGAARPSTTSTSSTSMTTTGAARPSTMSTSSTSMTTTGAARPSTTSTSSTSMTTTGAAMEDDEMEEAPLDLGPPEIIMNLTEVSTEDLVEQDVAVERNRERNEEEQRHTRRHRRYQPPDPLNSFQQRLLQAVERDAAQPDAHRKEDEETFFAMSLVPTLKRLPQQRKAAVKVKMYRLLFEAEFK
- the LOC139546782 gene encoding coiled-coil domain-containing protein 80-like isoform X1; translation: MDALGERNNVVGETKRQRVAILQADPLLRHPQVVATGASRPSTSSTSATIASTGAARPSTTSTSSTSMTTTGAARPSTMSTSSTSMTTTGAARPSTTSTSSTSMTTTGAAMEDDEMEEAPLDLGPPEIIMNLTEVSTEDLVEQDVAVERNRERNEEEQRHTRRHRRYQPPDPLNSFQQRLLQAVERDAAQPDAHRKEDEETFFAMSLVPTLKRLPQQRKAAVKVKMYRLLFEAEFKCTFF